One genomic window of Paenibacillus xylanilyticus includes the following:
- a CDS encoding ATP-binding protein, giving the protein MISEFQDTVPHPTNSFPPVHLDYNKYENVLEHLDSGIMLFDSNGVLTFINVQMAKLLELPRSLLSGCTLMQMLHHPQMSRFKKKKILRIYRETIFHRKRYHELIDEYGRHWLVTVTYGDQMDGDFLFSVKDVSDYKQIEQTAYQNDKLAMLGRISASIAHEIRNPLTAIRGFIQLLRPHLLQLGKDEYARIILTEIDRANDIIYEFLNSSKPSAPQKTIMSVDSLLKEVVLLTESEGLMKGCEITLDEADAPMNVSIDVKQIKQVILNMVKNAMDAIEGVGEEHTGLIRISTETENRYVQISITDNGQGMDHNTLVRLFDPFFTTKESGTGLGLSVSYRIIKNHGGTISVDSKKGEGTRFIIMLPLV; this is encoded by the coding sequence ATGATTAGTGAATTTCAGGATACAGTGCCTCACCCAACGAACAGTTTCCCGCCTGTACATCTGGATTACAACAAATATGAAAATGTTCTGGAGCATTTGGATAGCGGTATTATGTTGTTTGACAGCAACGGTGTATTGACGTTTATTAACGTTCAAATGGCAAAATTGTTGGAGCTTCCCCGAAGTCTGTTGAGCGGCTGCACCCTGATGCAAATGCTGCATCATCCACAGATGAGCCGATTCAAGAAAAAGAAAATTTTACGGATCTACCGGGAGACCATCTTCCACCGTAAGCGCTATCATGAACTGATTGATGAGTATGGCAGACACTGGCTGGTCACGGTAACCTACGGAGATCAGATGGATGGAGATTTTTTGTTCAGTGTCAAGGACGTATCGGATTATAAACAAATAGAACAGACTGCTTATCAGAATGACAAGCTTGCCATGCTGGGACGCATTTCAGCATCCATCGCGCATGAAATACGCAATCCTTTGACAGCGATCCGCGGGTTTATACAGCTACTGCGCCCACATTTGCTGCAATTGGGGAAAGATGAATACGCCAGGATCATATTGACGGAGATTGACAGGGCGAACGATATTATTTACGAATTCCTGAATTCCTCCAAACCGTCTGCACCGCAGAAGACTATTATGTCGGTGGATTCCTTACTCAAAGAGGTGGTCTTACTAACGGAGAGCGAAGGCTTGATGAAAGGGTGCGAAATTACCCTCGATGAAGCAGACGCGCCGATGAACGTCTCCATTGATGTTAAACAGATTAAGCAGGTTATTCTGAATATGGTGAAAAATGCAATGGATGCCATCGAGGGCGTAGGCGAGGAGCATACAGGTCTCATACGAATCTCCACTGAAACCGAGAACAGGTATGTGCAGATTTCTATTACGGATAACGGTCAGGGTATGGACCACAACACGCTTGTACGTCTGTTCGATCCATTTTTCACGACAAAAGAGAGCGGGACAGGACTGGGTCTTTCGGTAAGTTATCGCATCATCAAAAACCATGGAGGCACAATCTCGGTTGACAGTAAAAAGGGTGAAGGAACCCGGTTTATAATTATGCTCCCATTAGTGTAA
- a CDS encoding AAA family ATPase, with protein sequence MNIQEMEQMNKHLTKHVGQVIVGKERTIELIMTAVIASGHVLLEDVPGTGKTMLAKSVASSLDCTFQRIQFTPDLLPSDLTGIHFYNQKSGDFEFRAGPLFANLVLADEINRATPRTQSSLLECMEERQISIDGSTRQLERPFIVIATQNPIDNQGTFPLPEAQMDRFMMKIRMGYPSSDESVEILRRTVAGRSVNDLTSILSREQLLEAQRTYQSVQVEEDLLKYMVRLTEETRRHPELSLGVSPRGAQALLKACQAWAALHGRDYVLPDDIKVLAEPVLAHRLVFRNRVRQQEGAAERIIHEILTQAEVPTESIGTGSGR encoded by the coding sequence ATGAATATTCAGGAAATGGAACAGATGAATAAACATCTGACGAAGCATGTGGGACAGGTTATTGTAGGCAAGGAGCGAACCATAGAACTGATCATGACCGCAGTTATCGCTTCAGGACATGTATTGCTTGAGGACGTACCGGGTACAGGAAAAACAATGCTGGCCAAATCGGTAGCTTCATCTTTGGATTGTACGTTTCAACGCATACAATTCACCCCTGACCTGCTGCCGTCTGATCTGACGGGGATTCACTTCTACAATCAAAAGTCTGGTGACTTCGAATTCAGAGCCGGTCCGTTGTTCGCGAACCTTGTGCTGGCCGACGAGATCAATCGGGCTACACCGCGAACCCAATCGAGCTTGCTGGAATGTATGGAAGAGCGACAGATCAGTATTGATGGCTCAACGAGACAGCTGGAACGTCCATTCATCGTAATAGCAACCCAGAACCCGATTGATAATCAGGGGACCTTCCCGCTGCCTGAGGCTCAAATGGATCGATTCATGATGAAAATTCGCATGGGTTACCCAAGCAGTGATGAAAGTGTAGAGATTCTGAGAAGGACTGTAGCCGGTCGTTCGGTTAACGATCTTACATCCATATTAAGTCGTGAGCAGCTTCTTGAGGCGCAGCGTACATACCAGTCCGTCCAGGTTGAAGAAGACCTGCTTAAATACATGGTTCGTCTTACAGAAGAGACACGCAGACATCCTGAGCTTTCGCTTGGTGTTAGTCCAAGGGGAGCGCAAGCTTTACTGAAGGCGTGTCAGGCATGGGCCGCATTGCATGGCAGGGATTACGTTCTACCAGATGATATCAAGGTTCTGGCTGAACCTGTACTGGCTCACCGACTTGTATTCCGTAACAGGGTGAGGCAACAGGAAGGCGCTGCGGAGCGGATCATTCATGAGATTCTGACACAGGCAGAGGTGCCAACGGAGAGCATTGGCACCGGCAGTGGACGGTAA